In Electrophorus electricus isolate fEleEle1 chromosome 18, fEleEle1.pri, whole genome shotgun sequence, one genomic interval encodes:
- the mfsd14a2 gene encoding MFSD14 family MFS transporter isoform X1: MTGEKKKKKRLNRSILLAKKIIIKDGGSPQGIGEPSVYHAVVVIFLEFFAWGLLTTPMLTVLHQTFPHHTFLMNGLIHGVKGLLSFLSAPLIGALSDVWGRKSFLLLTVFFTCAPIPLMKISPWWYFAVISMSGVFAVTFSVIFAYVADITQEHERSTAYGLVSATFAASLVTSPAIGAYMSQAYGDTLVVILATAIALLDICFILVAVPESLPEKMRPASWGAPISWEQADPFASLRKVGQDSTVLLICITVFLSYLPEAGQYSSFFLYLRQVIGFTSETVAAFIAVVGILSILAQTVVLGILMRSIGNKNTILLGLGFQILQLAWYGFGSQPWMMWAAGAVAAMSSITFPAISAIVSRNADPDQQGVVQGMITGIRGLCNGLGPALYGFVFYLFHVELNEMDPVDSPEKGTKLNMANPTDESAIIPGPPFLFGACSVLLSLLVALFIPEHNALSLRPSSYKKHTSGAQSHVHSPQGGPCEGKEPLLEDSSV; this comes from the exons ATgactggagagaaaaagaagaaaaagcggCTGAACCGCAGCATTCTTCTGGctaagaaaattattattaaagatggTGGCAGT CCGCAGGGAATTGGTGAGCCAAGTGTCTACCATGCTGTGGTGGTCATCTTCCTCGAGTTCTTCGCGTGGGGATTGCTCACAACTCCCATGCTTACG gtgCTACATCAGACGTTTCCCCATCACACATTCCTGATGAATGGCCTTATTCATGGTGTTAAG GGCCTCTTGTCATTCCTGAGTGCTCCTCTGATAGGCGCTCTCTCGGACGTCTGGGGCCGAAAGTCCTTCCTCCTGCTCACCGTCTTCTTCACCTGTGCCCCCATCCCCCTCATGAAGATCAGTCCCTG GTGGTACTTTGCTGTAATCTCCATGTCTGGAGTGTTTGCTGTCACATTCTCAGTCATCTTTGCTTATGTGGCAGACATCACACAAGAACATGAGCGAAGCACTGCGTACGGCCTG GTGTCGGCCACGTTCGCAGCAAGCCTGGTCACGAGCCCGGCAATCGGCGCATACATGTCGCAGGCCTATGGGGACACACTGGTGGTGATCCTGGCCACAGCCATCGCCCTGCTGGACATCTGCTTCATCCTGGTGGCTGTACCCGAGTCTCTGCCCGAGAAGATGCGGCCAGCCTCCTGGGGCGCCCCCATCTCTTGGGAGCAGGCGGACCCCTTCGCC TCTCTGCGTAAGGTTGGCCAGGACTCCACTGTCCTTCTGATTTGTATCACAGTCTTCCTGTCCTATCTGCCTGAGGCTGGCCAATACTCCAGCTTCTTCCTCTATCTCCGACAG GTTATTGGGTTCACTTCTGAGACGGTTGCTGCATTCATCGCAGTGGTGGGAATTCTCTCCATCTTGGCTCAG ACAGTTGTATTGGGAATCCTGATGCGCTCCATTGGAAACAAGAACACCATCTTGCTAGGTCTGGGCTTTCAGATTCTTCAGCTGGCCTGGTATGGCTTTGGCTCCCAGCCCTG GATGATGTGGGCAGCAGGTGCTGTGGCTGCCATGTCCAGCATCACCTTTCCAGCCATCAGTGCAATAGTGTCTCGTAATGCAGATCCCGACCAGCAGG GTGTGGTACAGGGGATGATTACAGGGATCAGGGGCTTGTGTAATGGCCTGGGTCCTGCCCTCTATGGGTTTGTCTTCTACCTGTTCCACGTAGAGCTGAATGAGATGGATCCTGTAGATAGCCCTGAGAAGGGAACCAAACTCAATATGGCCAACCCCACTGACGAG agtgCCATTATTCCAGGGCCTCCTTTTCTGTTTGGAGCCTGCTCCgttctcctctcccttctgGTGGCACTCTTCATCCCAGAGCACAATGCGCTTAGTCTGCGTCCCAGCAGCTATAAGAAGCACACGAGTGGGGCCCAGAGCCATGTGCACAGCCCCCAGGGAGGGCCCTGTGAGGGCAAGGAGCCACTGCTTGAGGACAGCAGCGTATAA
- the mfsd14a2 gene encoding MFSD14 family MFS transporter isoform X2: protein MTGEKKKKKRLNRSILLAKKIIIKDGGSPQGIGEPSVYHAVVVIFLEFFAWGLLTTPMLTVLHQTFPHHTFLMNGLIHGVKGLLSFLSAPLIGALSDVWGRKSFLLLTVFFTCAPIPLMKISPWWYFAVISMSGVFAVTFSVIFAYVADITQEHERSTAYGLVSATFAASLVTSPAIGAYMSQAYGDTLVVILATAIALLDICFILVAVPESLPEKMRPASWGAPISWEQADPFASLRKVGQDSTVLLICITVFLSYLPEAGQYSSFFLYLRQVIGFTSETVAAFIAVVGILSILAQTVVLGILMRSIGNKNTILLGLGFQILQLAWYGFGSQPWMMWAAGAVAAMSSITFPAISAIVSRNADPDQQGVVQGMITGIRGLCNGLGPALYGFVFYLFHVELNEMDPVDSPEKGTKLNMANPTDEVQMLKTWML from the exons ATgactggagagaaaaagaagaaaaagcggCTGAACCGCAGCATTCTTCTGGctaagaaaattattattaaagatggTGGCAGT CCGCAGGGAATTGGTGAGCCAAGTGTCTACCATGCTGTGGTGGTCATCTTCCTCGAGTTCTTCGCGTGGGGATTGCTCACAACTCCCATGCTTACG gtgCTACATCAGACGTTTCCCCATCACACATTCCTGATGAATGGCCTTATTCATGGTGTTAAG GGCCTCTTGTCATTCCTGAGTGCTCCTCTGATAGGCGCTCTCTCGGACGTCTGGGGCCGAAAGTCCTTCCTCCTGCTCACCGTCTTCTTCACCTGTGCCCCCATCCCCCTCATGAAGATCAGTCCCTG GTGGTACTTTGCTGTAATCTCCATGTCTGGAGTGTTTGCTGTCACATTCTCAGTCATCTTTGCTTATGTGGCAGACATCACACAAGAACATGAGCGAAGCACTGCGTACGGCCTG GTGTCGGCCACGTTCGCAGCAAGCCTGGTCACGAGCCCGGCAATCGGCGCATACATGTCGCAGGCCTATGGGGACACACTGGTGGTGATCCTGGCCACAGCCATCGCCCTGCTGGACATCTGCTTCATCCTGGTGGCTGTACCCGAGTCTCTGCCCGAGAAGATGCGGCCAGCCTCCTGGGGCGCCCCCATCTCTTGGGAGCAGGCGGACCCCTTCGCC TCTCTGCGTAAGGTTGGCCAGGACTCCACTGTCCTTCTGATTTGTATCACAGTCTTCCTGTCCTATCTGCCTGAGGCTGGCCAATACTCCAGCTTCTTCCTCTATCTCCGACAG GTTATTGGGTTCACTTCTGAGACGGTTGCTGCATTCATCGCAGTGGTGGGAATTCTCTCCATCTTGGCTCAG ACAGTTGTATTGGGAATCCTGATGCGCTCCATTGGAAACAAGAACACCATCTTGCTAGGTCTGGGCTTTCAGATTCTTCAGCTGGCCTGGTATGGCTTTGGCTCCCAGCCCTG GATGATGTGGGCAGCAGGTGCTGTGGCTGCCATGTCCAGCATCACCTTTCCAGCCATCAGTGCAATAGTGTCTCGTAATGCAGATCCCGACCAGCAGG GTGTGGTACAGGGGATGATTACAGGGATCAGGGGCTTGTGTAATGGCCTGGGTCCTGCCCTCTATGGGTTTGTCTTCTACCTGTTCCACGTAGAGCTGAATGAGATGGATCCTGTAGATAGCCCTGAGAAGGGAACCAAACTCAATATGGCCAACCCCACTGACGAG GTGCAGATGTTGAAGACATGGATGCTGTGA